Proteins from one Camelina sativa cultivar DH55 chromosome 8, Cs, whole genome shotgun sequence genomic window:
- the LOC104707416 gene encoding SEC12-like protein 2 isoform X2: MLLPLLPIYLKRRTRCLPPVDFLEDNVGNEALCIAANTERDGSIITCDTKSWKQKESKPIKNKSILTFNVSADVKLLAIYLVSWA; encoded by the exons ATGCTTCTACCACTGCTGCCAATCTATCTAAAGAGAAG GACCAGATGTTTGCCTCCTGTAGATTTTCTAGAAGACAATGTAGGCAATGAAGCTCTTTGCATTGCTGCAAACACTG aacGTGATGGAAGTATCATAACATGTGATACAAAATCATGGAAACAAAAAGAGTCAAAGCctataaaaaacaaatctatattaacCTTTAATGTCTCAGCTGACGTGAAGCTGCTTGCGAT ttatctGGTCTCATGGGCGTGA
- the LOC104707422 gene encoding probable respiratory burst oxidase homolog protein I, whose protein sequence is MSMSFSGGTHDDDRWGSNIASTGEFTQSSQSLPAPHSPFSSSSSSGEELVEVTIEFPSGVLLNIDSVTTTDQEIITSCSASNSGSMSRSLGWSASSSHQNSELHTVERAKKFSRDLKQKLQRISLGYSSRSAPEPVVPNVVHVTDHALLCRTLTQRFTNPIGSCTQRAIHGLKFISSKDNGIADWRQVQNNFVNLSKDGHISRSDFAICIGMENENEDSKEFAEELFDALCRRRRLMVDKINLQELYEFWYQITDDSFDSRLQIFFNMVKNGDGRITEKEVKEIIILSASANNLSRLRQRAEEYAALIMEELAPDGLDSQYIELKDLEMLLLEKDISHSYSQPYSQTSRALSQNLKDTRWGIIRSLLYSLQDNWKRIWVLTLWLVIMAWLFMWKCVQYKNKDAFHVMGYCLVVAKGAAETLKFNMALILLPVCRNTITYLRSTGLSYAVPFDDSINFHKTISLAIIVAMVIHSSSHLACDFPRILTSTEADYKRYLVHYFGVIRPTYFDLVNTPVGITGFIMVAFMVIAFTLASRRCRRNLTKLPKPFDKLTGYNAFWYSHHLLLMVYVLLVIHGVSLYLEHKWYRKTIWMYLSVPVLLYAGERILRFFRSRLYTVEICKVVIYPGNVIVLRMSKPTSFDYKSGQYIYVQCPAVSKFEWHPFSITSSPGDDYLSIHIRQLGDWTEGIKKAFSVVCQAPEPGKSGLLRADGPNHISLPELLIDGPYGAPAQDHWKYDVVLLVGLGIGATPFISILRDLLNNIIKQNEQDVISMSGSRSNSNISSDHSSSCLNSEARFRSPQNQTRTLMTKNAYFYWVTREQGSFDWFKEIMNEVADLDIKGVIEMHNYLTSVYEEGDTRSTLLTMIQTLNHAKNGVDIFSGTKVRTHFGRPKWKKVLSKISTKHRNARIGVFYCGVPSLGKELATLCHEFNQTGCSRFEFHKEQF, encoded by the exons ATGTCAATGTCATTCTCCGGCGGGACTCACGACGACGATCGTTGGGGATCCAATATAGCTTCCACCGGAGAATTCACACAAAGCTCTCAatcattacctgcaccacactcacccttctcctcctcctcctcctccggtgaAGAGCTCGTTGAAGTAACAATCGAATTCCCAAGCGGCGTCTTACTAAACATCGACTCCGTTACAACCACCGATCAAGAAATAATCACCTCTTGCTCTGCTTCTAACTCAGGATCAATGTCTCGTAGCTTAGGGTGGAGCGCGTCGTCAAGTCATCAGAACTCAGAGCTTCACACGGTTGAAAGAGCCAAAAAGTTTTCGAGAGATCTTAAACAGAAGCTTCAAAGGATCTCATTAGGCTATTCGTCTCGGTCTGCACCTGAGCCGGTGGTTCCTAATGTAGTCCACGTTACAGATCATGCTCTTCTATGCCGAACCTTAACACAACGATTCACCAATCCGATTGGATCGTGTACGCAGAGAGCGATTCATGGTTTGAAATTCATAAGCAGTAAAGATAACGGAATCGCTGATTGGAGACAAGTTCAAAACAATTTCGTCAATCTTTCCAAAGATGGTCATATTAGCCGAAGTGATTTCGCTATTTGCATAG GGATGGAGAATGAGAATGAGGATTCGAAAGAGTTTGCGGAAGAGTTGTTCGATGCGTTGtgtaggagaagaagattaatGGTTGACAAGATCAATCTTCAAGAACTATATGAGTTTTGGTATCAGATTACAGACGATAGCTTCGATTCTCGCCTACAAATCTTCTTTAACAT GGTGAAAAATGGAGATGGTAGAATCacagagaaagaagtaaaagag ATAATTATACTAAGTGCATCAGCAAATAATCTATCAAGGTTGAGACAACGAGCAGAAGAGTATGCAGCATTGATCATGGAAGAACTGGCTCCTGATGGGCTCGACTCTCAGTACATAGAG TTAAAGGACCTAGAGATGCTACTACTAGAGAAAGACATATCTCATAGTTACAGCCAACCGTACAGCCAAACAAGCCGAGCCTTAAGTCAAAATCTAAAAGATACAAGATGGGGAATAATCAGGAGCTTGCTTTACTCTTTGCAAGACAATTGGAAGAGGATTTGGGTTTTGACATTGTGGTTAGTGATCAtggcttggttgtttatgtggAAATGTGTTCAGTACAAAAACAAAGACGCATTCCATGTAATGGGTTACTGCCTTGTTGTGGCAAAAGGTGCAGCTGAGACTTTGAAGTTCAACATGGCTCTTATCCTTTTGCCTGTCTGTAGAAACACTATCACTTATCTTAGATCCACTGGTTTGTCCTACGCAGTGCCGTTCGATGACAGTATCAACTTCCACAAG ACGATCTCTCTAGCAATCATTGTTGCAATGGTTATACATTCATCAAGCCACCTTGCCTGTGATTTCCCAAGGATACTAACATCTACAGAAGCTGATTACAAAAGATACTTGGTTCATTACTTTGGTGTGATCAGACCAACGTACTTTGACTTGGTGAACACTCCAGTGGGAATCACTGGGTTTATAATGGTTGCTTTTATGGTAATCGCATTCACATTAGCCAGCCGAAGATGCAGACGAAACCTTACTAAGTTGCCGAAACCATTTGATAAACTAACCGGTTATAATGCCTTCTGGTATTCACATCACTTACTTCTAATGGTTTATGTTCTTTTAGTCATCCACGGTGTTTCTTTATATCTCGAGCATAAATGGTACCGCAAAACG ATATGGATGTATCTTTCTGTGCCAGTTTTACTCTATGCTGGTGAAAGGATACTTAGATTCTTTCGTTCGAGGCTTTACACAGTTGAAATCTGCAAG GTTGTAATTTATCCCGGAAACGTTATTGTGTTACGCATGTCTAAGCCTACGTCATTTGATTACAAGAGtggacaatatatatatgttcagtGCCCTGCAGTATCAAAATTTGAGTG GCATCCGTTTTCCATTACTTCATCCCCTGGAGATGACTATCTCAGCATCCACATTCGTCAGCTCGGTGATTGGACAGAAGGGATTAAGAAGGCATTCTCAGTGGTATGTCAAGCTCCTGAACCTGGAAAAAGCGGACTTCTCAGAGCAGACGGACCAAACCATATAAG TTTGCCAGAGCTGTTGATAGATGGACCTTATGGTGCTCCAGCGCAAGACCATTGGAAGTATGATGTGGTATTACTCGTTGGCCTTGGAATCGGCGCAACACCTTTCATTAGCATTTTGAGAGATCTACTCAACAACATTATTAAGCAAAATGAACAAGATGTGATCAGTATGTCAGGTAGTCGTAGTAACAGCAACATCTCGTCGGATCACAGTTCTAGTTGCTTAAACTCGGAAGCTCGGTTTAGAAGTCCACAAAATCAAACGAGGACATTGATGACCAAGAACGCTTACTTTTACTGGGTAACACGAGAACAAGGTTCGTTCGATTGGTTTAAAGAAATCATGAACGAAGTTGCTGATTTGGATATAAAG ggTGTTATTGAGATGCACAACTACTTGACTAGTGTGTACGAAGAAGGAGATACTCGATCAACTCTTCTCACCATGATCCAAACGCTAAACCATGCTAAAAATGGCGTAGACATATTTTCTGGAACCAAG gtaCGGACGCATTTTGGGAGGCCGAAATGGAAGAAGGTTTTATCAAAGATTAGCACCAAACATAGGAACGCAAGAATAG gagtGTTCTATTGTGGAGTACCGAGCTTGGGGAAGGAACTTGCAACACTCTGCCATGAATTTAACCAGACGGGTTGCTCCAGGTTCGAGTTCCACAAAGAACAGttctaa
- the LOC104707416 gene encoding SEC12-like protein 2 isoform X1 produces the protein MLLPLLPIYLKRRTRCLPPVDFLEDNVGNEALCIAANTERDGSIITCDTKSWKQKESKPIKNKSILTFNVSADVKLLAMRIRIRRRRRYRRISKRHVEWMRLRRNREEGRKR, from the exons ATGCTTCTACCACTGCTGCCAATCTATCTAAAGAGAAG GACCAGATGTTTGCCTCCTGTAGATTTTCTAGAAGACAATGTAGGCAATGAAGCTCTTTGCATTGCTGCAAACACTG aacGTGATGGAAGTATCATAACATGTGATACAAAATCATGGAAACAAAAAGAGTCAAAGCctataaaaaacaaatctatattaacCTTTAATGTCTCAGCTGACGTGAAGCTGCTTGCGAT GCGGAtaaggataagaagaagacgaaggtaTAGAAGAATCAGTAAGAGACATGTCGAATGGATGAGATTAAGAAGAAatagagaagaaggaaggaagagatAA
- the LOC104709652 gene encoding uncharacterized protein LOC104709652, which translates to MVSKAARAYTIGDFEYWWKEIENRKPACAVYLREIGLSHWTLFHFSRNRYNVMSSNIFESLNEAMVTAVDYPTVSMVEFIRAMLMRWFWCRRTKARKTKTRCTPEIEDMLIDHLEESVDCAVSSASDWIYQDNDGIGCVFTVDLENKTCTCRMFDVLKIPCCHALEASQVRGVDKYTFVDESYFVGPWTNKYKGIIMPVPNEKDTDVTETCTEVDVNPPNTKRGGGRPCKKKIPSQGEGHHGKQKRGKQKKIRKCGRCFKVGHNRKTCSTLI; encoded by the exons ATGGTTTCAAAAGCTGCAAGGGCATACACAATAGGTGATTTTGAGTACTGGTGGAAAGAAATTGAGAATCGGAAGCCAGCTTGTGCGGTCTATCTTAGAGAAATTGGTTTGTCTCATTGGACTCTTTTTCACTTCTCTAGAAATCGGTACAATGTAATGAGTAGCAACATCTTTGAGTCCCTGAACGAAGCAATGGTTACGGCGGTGGATTACCCTACTGTTTCGATGGTAGAATTCATTAGGGCTATGTTGATGAGGTGGTTTTGGTGTAGGAGGACAAAAGCACGTAAAACGAAGACAAGATGTACACCAGAAATAGAGGACATGTTGATAGACCATTTAGAAGAGTCGGTGGATTGTGCTGTATCATCCGCCAGTGATTGGATATATCAAGATAACGACGGAATCGGTTGTGTGTTTACAGTGGATTTGGAGAATAAAACATGTACCTGCAGGATGTTTGACGTGCTCAAGATTCCTTGTTGTCACGCTTTGGAAGCCTCACAAGTTCGGGGAGTTGATAAGTACACGTTCGTTGATGAAAGCTATTTTGTAGGTCCGTGGACCAACAAGTACAAGGGTATAATTATGCCAGTCCCTAATGAGAAAGACACGGATGTCACAGAAACATGTACGGAGGTGGATGTGAATCCACCAAACACAAAAAGAGGTGGTGGAAGACCATGTAAAAAAAAGATACCATCTCAGGGGGAAGGGCATCAC GGCAAGCAAAAAAGAGGAAAGCAGAAGAAAATCCGCAAATGTGGTAGATGTTTCAAAGTTGGCCACAACAGGAAGACATGCTCCACTCTTATATGA
- the LOC109125956 gene encoding probable respiratory burst oxidase homolog protein I → IRQLGDWTEGIKKAFSVVCQAPEPGKSGLLRADGPNHISLPELLIDGPYGAPAQDHWKYDVVLLVGLGIGATPFISILRDLLNNIIKQNEQDVISMSGSRSNSNISSDHSSSCLNSEARFRSPQNQTRTLMTKNAYFYWVTREQGSFDWFKEIMNEVADLDIKGVIEMHNYLTSVYEEGDTRSTLLTMIQTLNHAKNGVDIFSGTKVRTHFGRPKWKKVLSKISTKHRNARIGVFYCGVPSLGKELATLCHEFNQTGCSRFEFHKEQF, encoded by the exons ATTCGTCAGCTCGGTGATTGGACAGAAGGGATTAAGAAGGCATTCTCAGTGGTATGTCAAGCTCCTGAACCTGGAAAAAGCGGACTTCTCAGAGCAGACGGACCAAACCATATAAG TTTGCCAGAGCTGTTGATAGATGGACCTTATGGTGCTCCAGCGCAAGACCATTGGAAGTATGATGTGGTATTACTCGTTGGCCTTGGAATCGGCGCAACACCTTTCATTAGCATTTTGAGAGATCTACTCAACAACATTATTAAGCAAAATGAACAAGATGTGATCAGTATGTCAGGTAGTCGTAGTAACAGCAACATCTCGTCGGATCACAGTTCTAGTTGCTTAAACTCGGAAGCTCGGTTTAGAAGTCCACAAAATCAAACGAGGACATTGATGACCAAGAACGCTTACTTTTACTGGGTAACACGAGAACAAGGTTCGTTCGATTGGTTTAAAGAAATCATGAACGAAGTTGCTGATTTGGATATAAAG ggTGTTATTGAGATGCACAACTACTTGACTAGTGTGTACGAAGAAGGAGATACTCGATCAACTCTTCTCACCATGATCCAAACGCTAAACCATGCTAAAAATGGCGTAGACATATTTTCTGGAACCAAG gtaCGGACGCATTTTGGGAGGCCGAAATGGAAGAAGGTTTTATCAAAGATTAGCACCAAACATAGGAACGCAAGAATAG gagtGTTCTATTGTGGAGTACCGAGCTTGGGGAAGGAACTTGCAACACTCTGCCATGAATTTAACCAGACGGGTTGCTCCAGGTTCGAGTTCCACAAAGAACAGttctaa
- the LOC104707419 gene encoding reticulon-like protein B2, which yields MADEHKHAESSPAVEVVERESLMEKLSEKIHHKGDSSSSDDENEKKPSSSSSPRSLKSKVYRLFGRERPVHKVLGGGKPADIFMWKNKKMSGGVIGGATVAWVLFELMEYHLLTLLCHVMIVALAVLFLWSNATMFIHKSPPKIPEVHIPEEPLLQLASGLRIEINRGFSSLHEIASGRDIKKFLSAIFGLWVLSILGGCCSFLTLAYIALVLLFTVPLIYDKYEDKIDPYGEKAMAELKKQYAVFDAKVLSKIPRGPLKNKKKD from the exons ATGGCGGATGAACATAAGCATGCAGAATCTTCACCAGCGGTGGAGGTTGTAGAGAGAGAATCGTTGATGGAGAAGTTATCGGAGAAGATCCATCACAAAGGTGATTCGTCTTCATCAGATGACGAGAACGAGAAGAaaccatcgtcttcttcgtctccgaGGTCTTTGAAATCGAAGGTTTATCGTTTGTTTGGTAGGGAGAGACCTGTTCATAAGGTTCTCGGCGGTGGAAAac CGGCGGATATATTTATgtggaagaacaagaagatgtCAGGTGGTGTAATTGGTGGTGCTACAGTAGCTTGGGTGCTCTTTGAATTGATGGAGTATCATCTTCTTACTCTATTGTGTCATGTTATGATCGTTGCTCTTGCTGTGTTGTTTCTATGGTCTAATGCCACCATGTTTATTCATAA GTCACCACCAAAGATTCCTGAAGTTCATATCCCTGAAGAACCTCTTCTTCAGCTTGCTTCGGGTCTCAGAATCGAAATCAACCGtggtttctcttctcttcatgaGATTGCATCTGGAAGGGATATCAAGAAGTTCCTCTCT GCAATTTTTGGATTGTGGGTTCTATCCATCTTGGGCGGCTGCTGTAGTTTCTTGACATTGGCGTACATAG CTTTGGTTCTGCTCTTCACTGTTCCTCTTATCTACGACAAGTATGAAGACAAAATAGACCCATACGGTGAGAAAGCGATGGCTGAATTGAAGAAGCAATACGCTGTGTTTGACGCAAAGGTTTTGAGCAAAATCCCAAGGGGACctttgaagaacaagaagaaagattag